CACCGCCGTTCTGTACTGCCTGGACGGGAAAACGTAAAAAATTTCCCAGCCCGACTGCTGACCCGGCAACTGCAAGAATAATCCCAGTTCTGGTTTTCCAGGTTTCGCGTAATTTATTAATCTTCGCCATTTTTACCTTTTGCTTATGCAGGCTCTACGTGGATGAGCACTTTAAAATTAGGCAGTTGTCTCTTTATATCTTTCTCCAGATGGTCGCATACCCGATGAGCCTGCTCAACACTAATTTTACTCGCCAGGACAAGATGGAGATAAACCTGTTCTTCATTGCCTCTTCTCACTATAGATAAATCATGAAAATTTACAAATTTCTGGTAATGCTGTTGTAAAATCCTGGTGATAATTTCCAGCTTTCTATTCTTTTCCTCTTTACCTTCAATTCCTGGGTTTATATGAATCATGATATTACCAATATTTTTCAACTTCTGGAGTAGCAATTCCTCAATTTTATTGGAAATCCCATGTCCTTCTTCTATAGATAGGTCGGCGTCAATTTGAACACTCAGATCAATTGAATTTCTCCAACCCATGCGCCGTGTTTTGACATCATCAATTTCTCTTATTCCTTCTATACTTAACGTCACTTTTTTAATTTCCTCGATAAAATCTTCCGGAAGGGAAGTGTCCATCAGCTCTCTCAAAGAGGGCCGAAAAATGTCTATTCCCATCTTAAGAATGAACAGGGCAACAATGAAGCCAGCCAGAGGATCGAGGAAAATGTAACCAAGTCTGGCACCTGCTATCCCTACAAGAGCTGCTACAGAAGAAATCGCGTCAGCACGGTGGTCACGAGCCATGGCCAGAATAGCCAAATTGTCGAATTTTTTGCCTATATAATGAGCGTGTCTGAACATCAATTCTTTGACCGAAATGGAAATTAAAGCAGCCCATAGAGGCAAAAGCCCCGGTACAATTCTAATCTTCAAAAAGACGGTACTTAGTGCGCGATAGCAAAGCAC
This DNA window, taken from bacterium, encodes the following:
- a CDS encoding cation-efflux pump — protein: MMYSLEERFRKSKGVSWIGILVNFFLTIFKIFAGIWGRSQAMLSDGFHSLSDIFASILALTSVKISEKPVDKEHPYGHGKAESIGALSIGFILFGISIVLCYRALSTVFLKIRIVPGLLPLWAALISISVKELMFRHAHYIGKKFDNLAILAMARDHRADAISSVAALVGIAGARLGYIFLDPLAGFIVALFILKMGIDIFRPSLRELMDTSLPEDFIEEIKKVTLSIEGIREIDDVKTRRMGWRNSIDLSVQIDADLSIEEGHGISNKIEELLLQKLKNIGNIMIHINPGIEGKEEKNRKLEIITRILQQHYQKFVNFHDLSIVRRGNEEQVYLHLVLASKISVEQAHRVCDHLEKDIKRQLPNFKVLIHVEPA